The Athene noctua chromosome 31, bAthNoc1.hap1.1, whole genome shotgun sequence sequence GCCGtttgtcccccgtgtccccccccccccaggcggAACAAGGTGCTGAACCACTTCAGCATCATGCAGCAGCGGCGGCTGCGGGACCaggacgaggaagaggaggagaaggagaagaaggccaagaaaaaggggggagagctGAAGATCCACGACCTGGAGGACGACCTGGAGCTCAGCTCCGAGGAGAGCGAGGGCAGCGAGGCCGAAGGTGAGCACCGAGACAGGGCGGGGGCAGGCTGCACCAGCGCTgagacacacccccccaaaataaaaagtttaaaaaaaggtaaaaaataacaaaatcccccccccccccccaatccagggGAGAAAGCGCCGAAGCCGAAGAAGAAGGCGCCggtggggaagaagaagaagaagaagaagggctCCGAGGATGAGGCCTTCGAGGACAGCGACGACGGGGACTTCGAGGGGCAGGAGGTGGATTATATGTCAGACGCCTCCAGGTAGTTGGGGGGGGGCATCGGGGGGGCCCCATTTgtgcccccgtggccccccctGAGCAGCCCCGCCCGGCCCTGCAGCAGCTCgatggaggaggaggtggggaaggCCAAGGTGACGAAGGAGGACGACGGCCCCAAAGGTGGGGAGAGAGGGGGGGGTGGGAGCCCCCCAACTTGTGCCGGGGAGGGGGGCCCTAAGTGTgtgtgtgacacccccccccacaacAGGCATCGACGAGGCGAGTGAGAGCAGCGAGGAGAGCGAGGAGGAGAAGGCGgcggaggagaaggaggaggaggaggaggagaagaaggccCCGACGCcgcaggagaagaagaagaagaagggtaAGTCCGCACGCATCCCCCCCCCAGGAGTGTTTTTGGGGTGAAACCAGCCAAAAATGGGACTGACAGTGCCGCCCCCCCCTGCAGACAGCAGCGACGAGTCGCAGACCTCGGAGGAGAGCGACATCGACAGCGAGACGTCCTCCGCCCTCTTCATGGCCGTGAGTGGGGCGGGGGGCGCCCCACCGCCCCGGAGGCGTTTGGGGggtccccagagccccccctgacccccctttttccccccctcccagaAGAAGAAGACCCCCCCGAAGCGGGAGCGGAGGGGCTCGGCCAGCAGCTCGCGGGGCAACAGCCGCCCGGGGACGCCGACGGAGCCCGGCAGCACCAGTAACACCCTCCGGGCCGCCGCCTCCAAACTGGAGCAaggtgggggggccggggcagctcCTGGTACCCCGGGGTAATTCCCTCTGCCTTGGGGGGGCGGCAATTCCCAACACCCTGAGGCAAATCCTGGTGCCCTGGGGCAATTCCCACCCCCCAGGGCAGATCCTGGTGCCCTGGGGCAATTCCTGACACtagggcagctcctggggcagctcCTGGTATCCCGGGGCAATTCCCAACACCCCAGGGGCAAATCCTGGTACCCCGGGGCAATTCCCTATGCCCTGGGCAGGGGCAATTCCCAACACCCTGGGGCAAATCGTGGTGCCCTCAGACAATTTCTGACatcccagagcagctcctggggcagatCCTGGTATCCCGGGGCAATTCCCTGTGCCCTGGGGGGAGCAATTCCCAACACCCAAGGGGCAAATCCTGGTTCCCTGGGGCAATTCCCAGAACCTTGGGGCAGCTCTGCGGGTCCTTGGGGCAAATCTGGTACCCCGAGGCAATTCCCAACACCCTAGGGGCAGATCCAGGTACCCTGGGGCAATTCCCTGTGCCCTGAGGGGGGGGGCAGGTCCAGGTACCCCGGGGCAATTCCCTGTGCCCTGAGGGGGGGCAGATCCTGGTACCCCGGGGCAATTCCCTGTGCCCTGAGGGAGGGGCAGATCCTGATACCCCGGGGCAATTCCCTGTGCCCTGAGGGGGGGCAGATCCTGGTACCCTGGGGCAATTCCCTGTGCCCTGAGGGAGGGGCAGATCCTGATACCCCGGGGCAATTCCCTGTGCCCTGAGAGGGGGGCAGATCAAGGTACCCTGGGGCAATTCCCTGTGCCCTGAAGGAGGGGCAGATCCTGATACCCCGGGGCAATTCCCTGTGCCCTGGAGGGGAGACAATTCCCAACACCCCAGTGTATCTCTCAGGGTCCCTGGGGCAGATCCTGGTGCCGTGGGGCAATTCCCTACCCCCTGGGGCAATTCCCACCCccctggggcaggtgggggggggtggggggtgcatcAGCTCTAAGTCCCCCAGGGACAACTCCCAACACCCCAGGGCAGCTCCAGTCTCCTGGGGGTCCCCCCCAACCACCACCTCTCCGACCCTgtacccccccacccctcaccacAGGCCGTcgccagccccccccgggggggccggaCCCCCCAGCGGCCAAACGCCTGAAACTGGACGCGGGGCCACAAACACCCTCGGGGAaatccaccccccagccccactccggGAAATCCACCCCCAGCAGCGGGTGAGTATGGAgacgggagcggggcggggcaggggggctgggggggattttggggggtccCAACgtgcccccccgcggccccgcaggGAGGTGCAGCTGACGGAGGAGGCGGTGCGGCGCTACCTGACCCGCAAGCCCATGACCACCAAGGACCTGCTGAAGAAGTTCCAGACCAAGCGCACGGGGCTGAGCAGCGACGCCACCGTCAACGTCCTGGCCCAGATCCTCAAGCGCCTCAACCCCGAGCGCAAGGTCATCGGCGACAAGATGCACTTTTTCCTCAAGGAATAGGGGCGCCCCCTTTTCCCTGGGAGGCGCCCCCCCCCTTTCCTCACACCCACACCCCCAGTTCCCTTCTAGTTCCCCATTTATTTCCCCTTTTGTTGCCCCGTTTGtttctcctctgttttccttttttgttgttatttcccGAATCATGTCACCcctgtttccccttttccttgtTACTTCCCTTTATTTCCCCTctatttccccttttttccctcattatttcctttttttgtctttatttccctCATTTTCCTCTTCCCATTATTTCCCCTTTTACTTCCCtcattatttcccttttttcatttCCCCCTTTACTTCCCGTTTCCCTTTTTCCACTATTTCCCCCGttatttccctctttccttccccaTTAATTCCCCCGTTCCTGttatttccctttatttccattattttcacGTTCATTTTCCCCCTATTTCCCCTTTTTGCTATTTCcctttatttctccatttctccctcttttcctttattccccctttccctttatttcctccatttttcccccttttccatTATTTCCCCTCccattatttccctttttcccccattATTTCCTCCTTGCCCATTTCCCACTTTTTCTCcccattattttccctttttcccccctttttatttcccctttttttccctttttccccccccgttATTTTGCCCCCCACACCCAACCAATAAACACATTCTTTGTACCcagtgtcgtgtccccccccagcaatATTTAGGGGCTGCCCCCCCCGTTTTTACCCTCCCCAGGGTgtccccgttccccccccccgcagcagccccgtTTTGAGGAGGAATTCGGAATTGTtgctatttttaagtttttttcccccaggttgTGCCAACACCTGCCCCCTCCCCCGCTGGGTTggtatttcagtgtttcatttccGCCCCCCCGGGGTTTTGGGCCCCCCCCCAAACACGAGGAGACCCTGTGTGacaccccacacccctcccccGAGTTGTGCCTTTGGGAGAGCCCTGctcagcctgggggggggggggggggtatttcaccccaaaacagccccggggggggcggttCAGCACCAGGAAGGGCAGCATCACCCGGGGGGGGGGACCGGGGACTCCAGGGGGGGCGTCTCAGTCCCTCGGGGGGGATTAACTCCTCCTGGGGGGGGTATTAAGCcccttgaggggggggggggcggtgtatTAAACCCCTGGGGGTGCTTAGTTCCCTCCATGGGGGGGGTCTCAGCCCCTGGGTGGGGTATTTTGCTCCTGGGGGGGTATGAAGCCCCTCAGGGGGGGGTATTTCCCTCCTGAGGGGGTCTCTAGTCGCTGGAGGGGTCATTTCTGTCCTGTGGGGGGGGTATTaatcccccctccccgggccgccAGTCCCTGCAGGGGGGCACAttccccgcctgccccccgctgctgccctggccctgcccccccccccagccgccatTAACCCCTGGGGGGGCCCCACTAAACCCCCCCGCACACACCCCAGCCCCATACCGGGGGTTCCCAAAGGGTCcaaacgcccccccccccagcaaccccccttctccctccccacagcccttTCCCACACGGGGGGGTtcagtgtgtccccccccacaccTCAGGAAGGGGAGGGTTAAAGTGGGGGCctggggcccccccccccgcgtcccccgcGGCCATAAAGGCAGCGCCGGAGCCCCGGGGctgacccaggcagggcaggatggCACCGACCCGGCTCCACGcggccttcctccccctcctcctcctcctcctcctcctcagcgcCCCCACCCCACACGCAGGAGACCCAGCGGGGCCCCCCCCGACGCCCCTTCCCCATCCGGGGGGGCCGCgtcgggcggggggggggccgcggtGCGGGTTACGCAGCCTGGCCGTGCGGGTgcgggagctggggctggggtaCCCCTCGGAGGAAACCGTCCTGTTCCGCTACtgcggggggggctgccccgcgccccccaccAACCACGGGCTGGCCCTGGCTCGGctgcggccggggggggccgcggggggggcgccggggggggccgggccctgTTGTCGCCCCAGTCGCTACGAGGACGTCGCGTTCCTGGACGAGGGGCAACGCTGGCACCAGCTCCGACAGCTCTCGGCCGCCGCCTGCCGCTGCGTGGGgtgagacacacccccccccaaaaaaaacccaaccgaaaacagccccccccccccaggaatgTGTCAGCCTGGCAGCGAGGGGGGGTCACTGTTTattggggggcggcgggggcctcTGCGTCCCCAATAAACGCTGGGGAGTCGCCGGGAGTGTCCGGAGTCGTGTCTGAGAataaagggaggggggaaaaaaagaaaataaaagagggGGGGTCAAGGGTGGGGTTGAGGGttcgggggggggtcccgggggggggtgtctcaccgTGGGGGGCGTTACGGCAGATGAGGGCgaggcgccggccccgcggcacCCGGCGGCCCCCGAAAAACGACTCCTCGTCCCTCAGGATCTCGTGGGTGAAATCGTAACGGGCAGCGCCCCTGGGGGGGCCACGAGGGGGGTCAGGggtgggacgggggggggcaagggggcaCCGGGGGGCGCCCCCCgtcgccccccagcccccccgcagcTCACCGGAGCACATAGAGGGAccccggcggcagcagcagctccagccagtGCCCGGGGGGGCGGCAGCTCCGCAGGCGCAGGACGCTGGGGGAGAGCAGGGAGACCCCCGCGATGGTGCAGCCGCAgaactggggggggacacacgagaCGGGTCAACGGCCCCCCCCGGGGATCCCCCGAtgaggggggggctgcaggggaagggtatggcccccccccggccccgggctgtGTTCCCGCGGAGCCCTGTGCTGGCACCGGGTCTGTGTGTCCTCCCCCACCACAAACaggcccccccccctcctgtcTGACCCCCCCAGCGCTTCACAGGgcccccctacaccccccagCCACAAAcaggcccccccaccccatccctaACCCCCCCGCAGGGCCCCCCCAACCCTAGctacccccccccggccccacacaggtcccccacccccccggcccctccccaccccccagcccccaccttGACGCTGTCCACGTGGGGCCGCACGTGCCCCCGGGGGTGCAGGTCGAGCACGTGCacgagggggaggggggggcgcccgggggggAAAGCGGCGGCCACGCGCCCCAgcaccgcccgccccgcgcccccccagcgcGACCGCTCTGTCTCCCGGTACCCGCAGATGGCCTGGAGGGGGAGGGGACACAGAGTGACCTCTGACCCCGACCTCACCTCCTcctgacaccccccccaaacccagtgACCCCCCAACGCCCTCTGTGACCTCTCAGTCAGACCCTGCAGGACCCCCAGTGACCCCTCAAAGgccactcccccctccccaagaccctgtgtgacccctgaCCCCCATAACCTCTGACCCGTGCGACCCCTGACTCCCGCCCTCACCTCAtcctgaccccaactgaccccccGTGACCCCTCAAAGGCCACTCGCGCCTCTCCAGGACCCTGCGTGACCCCTGACCCCACCACCTTCTCCTGACACCCCCaaccccagtgaccccccagccccctccgtGACCTCTCAGACCCCGCA is a genomic window containing:
- the GTF2F1 gene encoding general transcription factor IIF subunit 1 — encoded protein: MASLGTSSQMVTEYVVRVPKNTTKKYNIMAFNAADKVNFATWHQARMERDLSNKKIYQEEELPESGAGSEFNRRLREEARRKKYGIVLREFRAEDQPWLLRVNGKAGRKYKGVKKGGVTENASYYIFTQCPDGAFEAFPVQHWYNFTPLAKHRTLTAEEAEEEWERRNKVLNHFSIMQQRRLRDQDEEEEEKEKKAKKKGGELKIHDLEDDLELSSEESEGSEAEGEKAPKPKKKAPVGKKKKKKKGSEDEAFEDSDDGDFEGQEVDYMSDASSSMEEEVGKAKVTKEDDGPKGIDEASESSEESEEEKAAEEKEEEEEEKKAPTPQEKKKKKDSSDESQTSEESDIDSETSSALFMAKKKTPPKRERRGSASSSRGNSRPGTPTEPGSTSNTLRAAASKLEQGGGAGAAPAAKRLKLDAGPQTPSGKSTPQPHSGKSTPSSGEVQLTEEAVRRYLTRKPMTTKDLLKKFQTKRTGLSSDATVNVLAQILKRLNPERKVIGDKMHFFLKE
- the PSPN gene encoding persephin, producing MAPTRLHAAFLPLLLLLLLLSAPTPHAGDPAGPPPTPLPHPGGPRRAGGGPRCGLRSLAVRVRELGLGYPSEETVLFRYCGGGCPAPPTNHGLALARLRPGGAAGGAPGGAGPCCRPSRYEDVAFLDEGQRWHQLRQLSAAACRCVG
- the ALKBH7 gene encoding alpha-ketoglutarate-dependent dioxygenase alkB homolog 7, mitochondrial, with protein sequence MHRAGGLWRRAAGGGGAAAGPGRGLGTGAGGDPGLLRASSPEVERRLRGLALVRGGFVSAGEAAELLRELEAVLGRRPYQFDHWDGAICGYRETERSRWGGAGRAVLGRVAAAFPPGRPPLPLVHVLDLHPRGHVRPHVDSVKFCGCTIAGVSLLSPSVLRLRSCRPPGHWLELLLPPGSLYVLRGAARYDFTHEILRDEESFFGGRRVPRGRRLALICRNAPHDTTPDTPGDSPAFIGDAEAPAAPQ